GGTGAGTCCGAGGTTGTACAAGGAGGAACGCGAAGAGGTGCGCCGGTCCCGGGCCTGACCCGCTTCCGGACCGGGCTCGCGCCGCCGCCCGGCGCCCGGCCCGCGAGGGACCGCGAGTATGGATCTTGCGGTGGGTCTGCGGCTGAAGCAGCGCCGTGCCCGCTCCAGGCCCCCCGGGGCCGGCCGGTCCCCGCCCCAGACCGCGCGCCCGACGGCCGGCCACCCGCACCCGTCACCCTTGACCGGACGGGACCCGAGCGCTAGACTATATGTGGCATCCACCATCGACAACCTTCCACTACTGTGGAGGCGCGGGCGCCTCACCGGCCACACGGGTCCGCTTCGCATCTCTACATGTCACCGACCAACAACCTTCTGGACGGTTCGTTCCGCCCGCATTTCGGTTCCCATGCTCGTACGGGGTGATTACGTGGACATCGCTGAGCTCAAGAGCAAGTCGATCGCTGAGCTGCATGAGATGGCCGAAGAGTTGAACATCTCCAACTACTCCGGCCTTCGCAAGCAGGACCTCATCTTCCGCATCGAGCAGAACCTGCTCGACAGCGACGTCGTCCTGCGCGGGGAAGGGGTCCTTGAGGTCCTGCCCGAAGGGTACGGCTTCCTGCGTTCGCAGGACTGGAACTACCTCTACGGGCCGGACGACATCTACGTCAGCCCCTCGCAGATCAAGCGCTTCGACCTGCGCACGGGCGACACGGTCATGGGCCAGGTCCGGCCGCCCAAGGACGGCGAACGCTACCTGGCGCTGCTCAAGGTCGAGTCGGTCAACGGCGACGACCCCGAGAAGGCCAAGCACCGCATCGCCTTCGACAACCTCAAGCCGCGCTACCCGGAGGAGCGGATCCGGCTGGAGGGGAAGTCGGGCGACCTGTCCATGCGGCTCATGGACCTGATCTCGCCCATCGGCAAGGGCCAGCGCGGCCTGATCGTCTCGCCGCCCAAGGCGGGCAAGACGATCCTCATGCAGAAGATCGCCAACGCCATCATCGAGAACCATCCGGAGATCCACCTCATCGTGCTGCTGATCGACGAGCGGCCCGAGGAGGTGACCGACATGGAGGAGCACGTCGCCGCGGAGGTCATCTCCTCCACGTTCGACGAGCCCGCCGACCGGCACACCCAGGTCGCCGAGATGGTGCTCGAGAAGGCGAAGCGCCTGGTCGAGCACGGGCGTGACGTGGTCATCCTGCTCGACTCGATCACCCGGCTCGCGCGCGCCTACAACGTCACGGTCCCGCACTCCGGCAAGATCCTGTCGGGTGGTGTGGACGCCCATGCGCTGCACAAGCCCAAGCGGTTCTTCGGTGCCGCGCGCAACATCGATGGCGGCGGCTCGCTGACCATCATCGCGACGGCGCTGATCGACACCGGCTCGCGCATGGACGAGGTGATCTTCGAGGAGTTCAAGGGGACGGGCAACATGGAGGTCGTGCTCGACCGGCACATCGCGGACAAGCGCATCTTCCCCGCGATCGACATCAACCGGTCCGGCACGCGCAAGGAAGACCTGCTGCTGGACGAGACCGAGCTGAACCGGGTCTACCTGCTGCGCAACTTCCTGTCCGACATGCCCCCCGCGGAAGCGCTGGAGTTCCTGCTCGACCGGATGCGCCGGACCAAGACCAACAAGGAGTTCCTGGACAGCATGGCGCGCGGTTAATCCTCCGCCAGTTTCCCGAGCACGAGGAGCTCGAACGTCGCGCGCTGCGCGGGGGACGGATCCCGCGGCATGCCCAGCACGAACGCGGGGATGCGGGGATCGTCCGGCAGGTGGAGGATGAGCCGGTCCCTCGGCGTTGCCCGGCCGTCGTAGGGCCGTGCCCGGCCCTCGTGGTCGATCTCGACCAGGCGGCCGGGCTCGCTCATCTCTGCGAGCCGCCGCCCGTACGCCAGCCACTCGGCCAACGGGTCGCTGGCCTCATCGGCGACCCGGGGCAGCACCACTTCCTCGTAGTAGCGCACCGACTCGGTGAGGGCGGCCGGGTCCCGCTCCCTGAGGTCGCGGAGCCGCGCGCGGTAGAACGGCCGCGGGTCCTCGACCCCGGCCGCCGCCAGCGCCTCTTCGAGGCGCGCCATGGCCCGTTCCCGGACGTCCTTCCTCACGCGGCCAGGATGCTCCGCCGGGCGCCGGCCGTCAAGCGGCGCTGGGGGCGCCCACCGGCTTCCATCCCGGCGCGCGGGCTGCTATCTTCGCCCGGACTCCGCACCACACCGGAAGGATCGCCATGTCGCTGTCCCCGAACGTGCACCGGAATCCGGAGCCCGGCGCGCCCGAAGACGTCCTGGAGCTGACGTGGGAGGTCTTCGGCGAGCTCTGCCGGGCCCTCGCCGTCAAGGTCGCCCACAGCGGCTACCAGCCGGAGCTCGTGGTCGGCATCGCCAAGGCCGGCGTCATCCCGGGGGCCGTCATCGCATCCATCCTGGGCTGCGACTTCTCGTCCATGAAGATCAGCCGCCGCGACGGCGCCGACCGCATCAGGGCGCAGCCGCGCCTCCTCTCCGCCGCGCCGCGCGAGGCGGCCGGGCGGCGCGTCCTGATCGTGGACGAGATCTGCACCACCGGCGAGACCCTCCGCCTCGCCCTCGCCGCCGTGCGGAACGTCAAACCCGCGGACATCCGGACCGCCACCAGCTTCGTCAAGCTGGGCGGCTACAAACCGGATTTCTACGCCATCGAAACGGACGCCCTGGTCATTTTCCCGTGGGACCGCCAGATCGTGAACGAGCGCGGCGAGCTGGTCGTGAATCCGACCTACGAGGGGCTCATCTCGGAGGAGTGACCCGACGCGCGGTCCCTCCGCCGCGCGGGCCGGACCTCGCGTGAGCCCGGGCGGCTGCGGCGGCGCGGGCCCGGGCACCGGCGCCCCCCCTCCCGAGCCCCGGGGCGCGTCGGCGGCGATGCACGGGTCACCGAGCCACGGATCCGCGCATGCGAAAGGGGGCGCCCCATCGGGGGCGCCCCCTTTCGTCGCGAGCGCGTCGCACGACTGCGCGAG
This genomic stretch from bacterium harbors:
- a CDS encoding phosphoribosyltransferase — encoded protein: MSLSPNVHRNPEPGAPEDVLELTWEVFGELCRALAVKVAHSGYQPELVVGIAKAGVIPGAVIASILGCDFSSMKISRRDGADRIRAQPRLLSAAPREAAGRRVLIVDEICTTGETLRLALAAVRNVKPADIRTATSFVKLGGYKPDFYAIETDALVIFPWDRQIVNERGELVVNPTYEGLISEE
- a CDS encoding transcription termination factor Rho, translating into MLVRGDYVDIAELKSKSIAELHEMAEELNISNYSGLRKQDLIFRIEQNLLDSDVVLRGEGVLEVLPEGYGFLRSQDWNYLYGPDDIYVSPSQIKRFDLRTGDTVMGQVRPPKDGERYLALLKVESVNGDDPEKAKHRIAFDNLKPRYPEERIRLEGKSGDLSMRLMDLISPIGKGQRGLIVSPPKAGKTILMQKIANAIIENHPEIHLIVLLIDERPEEVTDMEEHVAAEVISSTFDEPADRHTQVAEMVLEKAKRLVEHGRDVVILLDSITRLARAYNVTVPHSGKILSGGVDAHALHKPKRFFGAARNIDGGGSLTIIATALIDTGSRMDEVIFEEFKGTGNMEVVLDRHIADKRIFPAIDINRSGTRKEDLLLDETELNRVYLLRNFLSDMPPAEALEFLLDRMRRTKTNKEFLDSMARG